A region of Paractinoplanes abujensis DNA encodes the following proteins:
- the hrpA gene encoding ATP-dependent RNA helicase HrpA, with the protein MSTTPELRKRLADLLPRDSHRLGRRLEGTRRIKDEAARAAALAEIEAEMDRAAERFAARLAGVPAISYPESLPVSQRKDDIAAAIRDHQVVVVAGETGSGKTTQIPKICMELGRGVRGQIGHTQPRRIAARTVAERIAEEVGRPLGTTVGYKVRFTDQAGDDTMVKVMTDGILLAEIQTDRNLLRYDTLIIDEAHERSLNIDFILGYLRELLPRRPDLKLIITSATIETERFASHFADQAGKPAPVIEVSGRTFPVETRYRPLVTQAEDDTEEPMDQVDGIAEAVDELGREGDGDILVFLSGEREIRDTADALAKRNLRNTDIVPLYGRLSAAEQHKVFERHSQRRVVLATNVAETSLTVPGIRYVIDPGTARISRYSHRLKVQRLPIEPVSQASANQRKGRCGRVADGICIRLYSEEDFEGRPEFTEPEILRTNLASVILQMTNLGLGDLAKFPFIDPPDRRNITDGVKLLEELGALDTRKLTPLGRQLAQLPVDPRLARMVIEADRQECVAEVMVIAAALSIQDPRERPTEKQQQADEKHARFTDKESDFFSYLNLWRYLREKQQELSGNQFRRLCRNEFLNYLRVREWQDIYAQLRQVARTLNLSVTEDREEVAAGPNVHTALLSGLLSHIGLKEGDKREYLGARGAKFAIFPGSALFKKQPRWVMSAELVETSRLWGRVNARIEPEWAEKLAPHLVKRSYSEPHWEKKQGAVMAYEKVTLYGLPIVPRRKVLYSKVDPVVSRELFIRHALVEGDWDTHHKFWADNAKLLAQIEEIENRARRRDIAVDDETVYALYDARIPADVVSQRHFDAWWKKARRDDPELLTFTRELLVNSGRDSVDPNAYPDAWLAGGVRLSLSYEFEPNTQADGVTVTVPLPLLNKLDPEDFVWSVPGFRKDVVIALIRALPKALRTNFVPVPDWAEAVLDRVPARRGPLPDAIGNELRRLTGTIVPRDAWRPDQVPDHLRVNFRVVDENEKVLGEGRDLEVLRRSLAPKVQQTISKAAGDIERRGITTNDFGQLPRRVRQMRGGYEVNVFPALVDEGESVAIKVFESEAEQRTAMVAGTRKLLLLTLPPAARYLQGRLDNKAKLELSRGNPYRSIADLLDDCAGAAVDKLVTDAGGPVWSSIEFASLRDAVRQDLVDAVANVVTQVRQVLATAYDIDQRLGSTRNPALVAALADIRQQLKGLVHAGFVTETGWRQLHHLPRYLRGIVYRLDRLGGNLARDRQLMAQLHEIETEYRELRSELPAGTEGLSEIRWMIEELRINLFAQSLGTAYPISDKRIFKAMDQLPA; encoded by the coding sequence ATGTCGACAACACCCGAACTCCGTAAACGCCTGGCCGACCTGCTTCCCCGTGACAGTCACCGCCTCGGGCGGCGGCTCGAGGGCACCCGCCGCATCAAGGACGAGGCCGCCCGGGCGGCCGCGCTCGCCGAGATCGAAGCCGAGATGGACCGGGCCGCCGAGCGGTTCGCCGCGCGCCTGGCCGGTGTCCCGGCCATCAGCTATCCGGAGTCGTTGCCGGTCAGCCAGCGCAAGGACGACATCGCCGCGGCCATTCGCGACCATCAGGTGGTCGTCGTGGCGGGCGAGACCGGGTCGGGCAAGACGACCCAGATCCCCAAGATCTGCATGGAGCTGGGGCGGGGCGTCCGGGGGCAGATCGGCCACACCCAGCCCCGCCGGATCGCCGCCCGCACGGTCGCCGAGCGCATCGCCGAGGAGGTCGGGCGCCCGCTGGGCACGACTGTCGGTTACAAGGTGCGCTTCACCGACCAGGCCGGCGACGACACCATGGTCAAGGTGATGACGGACGGCATCCTGCTGGCCGAGATCCAGACCGACCGCAACCTGCTCCGGTACGACACGCTGATCATCGACGAGGCCCACGAGCGCAGCCTCAACATCGACTTCATCCTGGGCTATCTGCGCGAACTGCTGCCGCGCCGCCCCGACCTCAAGCTGATCATCACCTCGGCCACGATCGAGACCGAGCGCTTCGCGTCGCACTTCGCCGACCAGGCAGGCAAGCCCGCGCCGGTGATCGAGGTGTCCGGCCGGACGTTCCCGGTGGAGACCCGATATCGGCCGCTCGTCACCCAGGCCGAGGACGACACCGAGGAGCCGATGGACCAGGTCGACGGCATCGCCGAGGCGGTCGACGAGCTGGGCCGCGAGGGCGACGGCGACATCCTCGTGTTCCTCTCCGGCGAGCGCGAGATCCGCGACACCGCCGACGCGCTGGCCAAACGCAACCTCAGAAACACCGACATCGTCCCCTTGTACGGCCGGCTCTCCGCGGCCGAGCAGCACAAGGTGTTCGAGCGGCACTCGCAGCGCCGGGTCGTGCTGGCCACCAACGTGGCCGAGACCTCGCTGACCGTGCCCGGCATCCGTTACGTCATCGACCCCGGCACGGCCCGGATCAGCCGCTACTCCCACCGGCTCAAGGTGCAGCGGCTGCCCATCGAGCCGGTCTCGCAGGCCAGCGCCAACCAGCGCAAGGGCCGCTGCGGCCGGGTCGCCGACGGCATCTGCATCCGGCTCTACTCGGAGGAGGACTTCGAGGGCCGCCCCGAGTTCACCGAGCCCGAGATCCTGCGCACCAACCTGGCCAGCGTCATCCTGCAGATGACCAACCTGGGCCTGGGCGACCTGGCGAAGTTCCCGTTCATCGACCCGCCGGACCGCCGCAACATCACCGACGGCGTGAAGCTCCTGGAGGAGCTGGGCGCGCTCGACACCCGCAAGCTCACCCCGCTCGGCCGTCAGCTGGCCCAGCTTCCGGTCGACCCGCGGCTGGCCCGCATGGTCATCGAGGCCGACCGGCAGGAGTGCGTGGCCGAGGTGATGGTGATCGCGGCCGCGCTGTCCATCCAGGATCCGCGCGAACGTCCGACCGAGAAGCAGCAGCAGGCCGACGAGAAGCACGCCCGGTTCACCGACAAGGAATCGGACTTCTTCAGCTACCTCAACCTGTGGCGCTATCTGCGCGAGAAGCAGCAGGAGCTGTCGGGCAACCAGTTCCGCCGCCTGTGCCGCAACGAATTCCTCAACTACCTGCGCGTACGGGAATGGCAGGACATCTACGCGCAGCTGCGCCAGGTCGCCCGGACGCTCAATCTCTCCGTCACCGAGGATCGTGAGGAGGTCGCGGCCGGGCCGAACGTGCACACCGCGCTGCTCTCCGGCCTGCTTTCGCACATCGGGCTCAAAGAAGGCGACAAGCGCGAATACCTGGGCGCCCGCGGGGCCAAGTTCGCGATCTTCCCGGGCTCGGCGTTGTTCAAGAAGCAGCCGCGCTGGGTGATGTCGGCCGAGCTCGTCGAGACCAGCCGCCTGTGGGGCCGGGTCAACGCCCGCATCGAGCCCGAGTGGGCCGAGAAACTCGCGCCGCACCTGGTGAAACGCTCCTACTCGGAGCCGCACTGGGAGAAGAAGCAGGGCGCCGTCATGGCGTACGAGAAGGTGACCCTCTACGGCCTGCCGATCGTGCCCCGCCGCAAGGTGCTCTACTCCAAGGTCGACCCGGTGGTGTCGCGCGAGCTGTTCATCAGGCACGCGCTCGTCGAGGGCGACTGGGACACCCACCACAAGTTCTGGGCCGACAACGCCAAGCTGCTGGCCCAGATCGAGGAGATCGAGAACCGGGCCCGCCGGCGCGACATCGCGGTCGACGACGAGACCGTGTACGCGCTCTACGACGCGCGCATCCCGGCCGACGTGGTGTCGCAACGCCACTTCGACGCCTGGTGGAAGAAGGCCCGGCGCGACGATCCGGAGCTGCTCACCTTCACGCGCGAGCTGCTGGTCAACTCCGGGCGCGACTCGGTCGACCCCAACGCCTACCCGGACGCCTGGCTCGCGGGTGGGGTCCGGCTTTCCCTCTCGTACGAGTTCGAGCCGAACACCCAGGCCGACGGTGTCACCGTGACCGTGCCGCTGCCGCTGCTCAACAAGCTCGACCCGGAGGACTTCGTCTGGTCGGTGCCCGGCTTCCGCAAGGACGTCGTGATCGCGCTGATCCGGGCCCTGCCCAAGGCCTTGCGCACCAACTTCGTGCCCGTGCCGGACTGGGCCGAGGCCGTGCTGGACCGGGTGCCGGCTCGGCGCGGCCCGCTGCCCGACGCGATCGGCAACGAGCTGCGCCGGCTCACCGGCACGATCGTCCCGCGCGACGCCTGGCGACCCGACCAGGTGCCCGACCACCTGCGGGTCAACTTCCGCGTCGTCGACGAGAACGAGAAGGTGCTGGGGGAGGGGCGCGACCTCGAGGTGCTGCGCCGCTCGCTCGCGCCCAAGGTGCAGCAGACGATCTCCAAGGCCGCCGGCGACATCGAGCGCCGCGGCATCACCACCAACGACTTCGGGCAGCTGCCGCGCCGGGTCCGCCAGATGCGCGGCGGCTACGAGGTCAACGTCTTCCCGGCGCTGGTCGACGAGGGTGAGAGCGTCGCGATCAAGGTCTTCGAGTCCGAGGCCGAGCAGCGGACGGCCATGGTCGCGGGCACGCGCAAGCTGCTCCTGCTGACCCTGCCGCCGGCCGCGCGCTACCTGCAGGGCCGGCTCGACAACAAGGCCAAACTCGAGCTCTCACGCGGCAACCCGTATCGGTCGATCGCGGATCTGCTCGACGACTGTGCCGGCGCGGCGGTCGACAAGCTGGTCACCGACGCGGGCGGCCCGGTGTGGTCGTCGATCGAGTTCGCCTCGCTGCGTGACGCCGTACGGCAGGATCTGGTCGACGCCGTGGCGAACGTGGTCACGCAGGTGCGGCAGGTGCTGGCGACCGCGTACGACATCGACCAGCGGCTCGGCTCGACCCGCAACCCGGCCCTGGTGGCCGCCCTGGCCGACATCCGGCAGCAGCTCAAGGGTCTGGTGCACGCCGGGTTCGTGACCGAGACGGGCTGGCGGCAGCTGCACCACCTGCCCCGCTACCTGCGCGGCATCGTCTACCGGCTCGACCGGCTGGGTGGCAACCTGGCCCGCGACCGGCAGCTGATGGCCCAGCTCCACGAGATCGAGACGGAGTATCGGGAGCTCAGGTCGGAGCTGCCGGCCGGCACGGAAGGCCTGAGCGAGATCCGGTGGATGATCGAGGAATTGCGGATCAACCTCTTCGCCCAATCGTTGGGTACCGCCTATCCGATATCGGACAAACGGATCTTCAAGGCGATGGACCAGCTCCCGGCGTAG
- a CDS encoding PPOX class F420-dependent oxidoreductase yields the protein MPRTIATNTDVEREALLEFLRPRHKAVLMTTRRDGRPQASPNTCGVDTEGRIVISTYPERAKVYNLRRNPQVSVCVLSDDFGGPWVQVDGTAEVLDLPEALEPLVEYFRVISGEHSDWDEYRQAMRDQGKSLIRITIERWGPIATGGFPARLA from the coding sequence ATGCCGCGCACGATCGCCACCAACACCGACGTCGAGCGCGAGGCCCTGCTCGAGTTCCTGCGCCCGCGGCACAAGGCCGTCCTGATGACCACCCGCCGCGACGGCCGCCCGCAGGCCTCGCCCAACACGTGCGGCGTCGACACCGAGGGCCGCATCGTCATCTCGACCTACCCCGAGCGGGCCAAGGTCTACAACCTGCGGCGCAACCCGCAGGTCTCGGTGTGCGTGCTCTCCGACGACTTCGGCGGCCCCTGGGTGCAGGTCGACGGCACGGCCGAGGTGCTCGACCTGCCCGAGGCCCTCGAGCCCCTGGTGGAGTATTTCCGCGTCATCTCGGGCGAACACTCCGACTGGGACGAGTATCGCCAGGCCATGCGCGACCAGGGCAAGTCCCTGATCCGCATCACGATCGAGCGCTGGGGCCCGATCGCGACCGGCGGCTTCCCGGCCCGCCTGGCCTGA
- a CDS encoding ATP-binding protein, with the protein MKRREHSAGPVFSGVVLVVGLSVVVSVYAGLRSTQRENAERVMDQRTAVAAAAVRTETERYRSLVETTAAGFRTNDALTWEDFDTATAPLASADLIGAAYLAFVVPATQAQIPALEGVWRARGADGLRLRPVGAGEEHYFTIFTRTLNSAGRPMDGLDLAAAPEAASALTDSRRVGQPSVSDTYVLLRDRNLPAAQQQRSFVFAAPIWSQANHPEFRGWIVLGLRGQDFLSGVLATVSQGQLDGELLATGRDGARPVVAQYTVPGSPDLRRTADLVVADRGWTLITRADASHLPGASSTLPLTLLLTGCAMVVLLAGLVYVLATGRARALAGVHAATAELRAAEAESRRQAGLLGAIMASISDPVGVVDANGAFLLHNPAARAMLGVAADEDDPQAWQRHYGLYRPDGRTPFPVDEMPLIRALRGEPCDGVEMIVRNERRPEGILVSVDGRPLDPSAGQPGAVAVFHDITDLRRYENDLAVFAGVVAHDLKAPLTVIRGHCEVAREDLDEAPDEVRGSLDRIILAVDRMATLIDTLLAYTTARDAPLRTRRVDLGALVAEVVHDRTAHLRENDRPRINVGPLPAVTADPAMLRHVLDNLIGNALKYVRPGSAPHVDVTGDVTGDVPGEQWARVEVADRGIGIPDADKSDIFDSFHRAHAEAGYAGTGLGLAICKRIVDRHGGEIGVTDNPGGGTRFSFTLPASEEETTMKKTDEAAAQAALERALAERAAIENSRLPGLSALPAAEPSSHDPASARLRAPVPDHHPASPAGAE; encoded by the coding sequence GTGAAGCGACGGGAGCACTCTGCCGGTCCGGTGTTCTCCGGTGTCGTGCTCGTCGTCGGCCTCTCCGTCGTGGTCTCGGTCTACGCCGGGCTGCGGTCGACGCAGCGCGAGAACGCCGAGCGCGTGATGGATCAGCGCACCGCCGTGGCCGCGGCCGCCGTGCGCACCGAGACCGAGCGCTACCGGTCGCTGGTCGAGACCACGGCTGCCGGGTTCCGCACCAACGACGCGCTGACCTGGGAGGACTTCGACACCGCGACCGCGCCGCTGGCCTCGGCCGACCTGATCGGCGCGGCTTACCTGGCGTTCGTCGTGCCGGCCACCCAGGCGCAGATCCCCGCGCTGGAAGGGGTGTGGCGCGCGCGTGGGGCCGACGGGCTGCGGCTGCGGCCGGTGGGCGCGGGCGAGGAGCACTACTTCACGATCTTCACCCGTACGCTCAACTCCGCCGGACGTCCGATGGACGGGCTCGACCTGGCGGCCGCGCCCGAGGCGGCCTCGGCCCTGACCGACTCGCGGCGGGTCGGGCAGCCCAGCGTCTCCGACACGTACGTGTTGCTGCGCGACCGCAACCTGCCGGCCGCCCAGCAGCAGCGCTCCTTCGTCTTCGCCGCGCCGATCTGGAGCCAGGCCAACCACCCCGAGTTCCGCGGCTGGATCGTGCTCGGCCTGCGCGGCCAGGACTTCCTCTCCGGCGTGCTGGCCACCGTCAGCCAGGGCCAGCTCGACGGCGAGCTGCTGGCCACCGGCCGCGACGGCGCCCGGCCGGTGGTCGCCCAGTACACCGTGCCGGGCTCGCCCGACCTGCGCCGGACCGCCGACCTCGTGGTGGCCGACCGGGGGTGGACGCTGATCACCCGGGCCGACGCCTCGCACCTGCCCGGCGCGTCCAGCACCCTCCCGCTGACCCTGCTGCTCACCGGCTGCGCCATGGTCGTGCTGCTCGCCGGCCTGGTCTACGTGCTGGCCACCGGGCGCGCGCGGGCGCTGGCCGGGGTGCATGCGGCCACCGCCGAGCTGCGCGCGGCCGAGGCCGAGAGCCGCCGCCAGGCCGGGCTGCTCGGCGCGATCATGGCCAGCATCAGCGACCCCGTCGGCGTGGTCGACGCGAACGGCGCCTTCCTGCTGCACAACCCGGCCGCGCGGGCCATGCTCGGGGTGGCCGCCGACGAGGACGACCCGCAGGCCTGGCAACGTCATTACGGCCTGTATCGGCCGGACGGGCGCACCCCGTTCCCGGTCGACGAGATGCCGCTGATCCGCGCCCTGCGCGGCGAACCGTGCGACGGCGTCGAGATGATCGTGCGCAACGAGCGCAGGCCCGAGGGCATCCTGGTCAGCGTCGACGGCCGCCCGCTGGACCCGAGCGCCGGGCAGCCGGGCGCGGTTGCCGTCTTCCACGACATCACCGACCTGCGCCGTTACGAGAACGACCTGGCCGTGTTCGCGGGCGTGGTCGCGCATGACCTCAAGGCCCCGCTGACCGTGATCCGCGGGCACTGCGAGGTCGCCCGCGAGGACCTCGACGAGGCCCCGGACGAGGTGCGCGGCAGCCTGGACCGGATCATCCTGGCCGTCGACCGGATGGCCACCCTGATCGACACGTTGCTGGCCTACACGACCGCTCGCGACGCGCCGCTGCGCACCCGCCGGGTCGACCTGGGCGCGCTGGTGGCCGAGGTGGTGCACGACCGTACGGCCCACCTGCGCGAGAACGACCGGCCGCGGATCAACGTCGGCCCGCTGCCCGCGGTCACCGCCGACCCGGCGATGCTGCGCCACGTGCTGGACAACCTGATCGGCAACGCCCTGAAGTACGTGCGCCCGGGCTCCGCCCCGCACGTCGACGTCACCGGCGACGTCACCGGCGACGTGCCCGGCGAGCAGTGGGCGCGGGTCGAGGTGGCCGACCGGGGGATCGGCATCCCCGACGCCGACAAGTCCGACATCTTCGACAGCTTCCACCGGGCGCACGCCGAGGCCGGGTACGCCGGGACCGGCCTGGGTCTGGCCATCTGCAAACGCATCGTGGACCGCCACGGCGGCGAGATCGGCGTGACCGACAACCCCGGCGGTGGCACCCGCTTCAGCTTCACCCTGCCCGCATCCGAGGAGGAGACGACCATGAAGAAGACCGACGAGGCCGCCGCCCAGGCGGCCCTGGAGCGGGCGCTGGCCGAGCGCGCCGCCATCGAGAACTCGCGGTTGCCGGGCCTGAGCGCCCTGCCCGCGGCCGAGCCCTCGTCGCACGACCCGGCCTCGGCCCGCCTGCGCGCTCCCGTGCCCGACCACCACCCGGCGTCGCCCGCCGGAGCGGAGTGA
- a CDS encoding general stress protein yields the protein MTTPNTPADNPSTAAGGIPPGPAGVPSLPAQTQAAGGAPTVVVGTYPDYAQAQKAVDTLSDNKFPVERTAIIGTDLRLIENVLGRLTTGRAALAGAASGAWFGLFVGLLFGLFSDSGWFAVILVCLLIGAAWGAVFGAIAHAATGGRRDFASRSSIQAGQYAVVTDAEVAEQARQLLVQLNWQASGAQ from the coding sequence ATGACCACGCCCAACACCCCTGCCGATAACCCGTCGACCGCCGCCGGTGGCATCCCGCCCGGTCCGGCCGGCGTGCCCAGCCTGCCCGCGCAGACCCAGGCCGCGGGGGGCGCGCCGACCGTCGTGGTCGGCACCTACCCCGACTACGCGCAGGCCCAGAAGGCCGTCGACACCCTCTCCGACAACAAGTTCCCGGTCGAGCGCACGGCCATCATCGGCACCGACCTGCGCCTGATCGAGAACGTGCTGGGCCGGCTCACCACGGGCCGGGCGGCGTTGGCCGGCGCGGCCAGCGGGGCCTGGTTCGGTCTCTTCGTGGGCCTGCTGTTCGGCCTGTTCAGCGACTCCGGCTGGTTCGCCGTGATCCTGGTCTGCCTGCTGATCGGCGCGGCCTGGGGCGCGGTCTTCGGTGCGATCGCCCACGCCGCGACCGGCGGCCGCCGCGACTTCGCCTCCCGCTCGTCGATCCAGGCCGGCCAGTACGCGGTCGTCACCGACGCCGAGGTCGCCGAGCAGGCCCGTCAGCTCCTGGTCCAGCTCAACTGGCAAGCCAGCGGCGCCCAGTAA
- the gsmA gene encoding sporangiospore maturation cell wall hydrolase GsmA produces MRQYARRFAGPLLVFAVGAGLVAAPSAAFAAGATVTVDVRSTLKVRSAPSLAAKVVGSLRDNQRVTAVCAITGQNVRGSVRTTAQWDKLSTGGYITHAYVSVNSGDLPRCVTASPQAAAVKAKPGTKPATSKFRTGTVKSADGKVNIRTGPSTAAPVKRVVTTGAKVNGVCYVQGTKVVGTVRSTTQWNRLSDGTYISHAYVVTPALSVCPGAPATTPSTPGVALTPEQFIKAAVPGAQQGWREYGVPASVTIAQAILESGWGRSGLSTVDRNYFGIKCQSGRFGTLASGCHDYRTQECTKAGECFSTVASFRTYASMGHSFRDHGNFLRVNPRYAGAFNYTTQANSFIWKVWKAGYATDPNYYTKVTTLMASQNLYQYDIWK; encoded by the coding sequence ATGAGGCAGTACGCCCGCCGCTTTGCCGGCCCCCTGCTCGTGTTCGCCGTCGGCGCCGGTCTCGTGGCCGCGCCCTCCGCGGCGTTCGCGGCCGGGGCCACGGTCACGGTCGACGTGCGCAGCACGCTCAAGGTGCGTTCCGCGCCGTCGCTGGCCGCCAAGGTCGTGGGTTCGCTGCGCGACAACCAGCGGGTCACCGCGGTCTGCGCGATCACCGGGCAGAACGTGCGGGGCTCGGTGCGCACCACCGCCCAGTGGGACAAGCTCAGCACCGGCGGGTACATCACTCACGCCTACGTGAGTGTCAACTCCGGCGACCTGCCGCGCTGCGTGACCGCGTCGCCGCAGGCCGCGGCGGTGAAGGCCAAGCCGGGCACGAAGCCCGCGACCTCGAAGTTCAGGACGGGCACGGTCAAGAGCGCCGACGGCAAGGTCAACATCCGGACCGGCCCGTCGACCGCCGCGCCGGTCAAGCGCGTGGTCACCACGGGCGCCAAGGTCAACGGGGTCTGCTACGTGCAGGGCACCAAGGTCGTGGGCACGGTCCGCTCCACGACCCAGTGGAACCGCCTCTCCGACGGCACGTACATCTCGCACGCGTACGTCGTGACGCCCGCCCTGTCGGTCTGCCCGGGCGCCCCGGCCACCACGCCGTCCACCCCGGGTGTCGCGCTGACGCCGGAGCAGTTCATCAAGGCGGCAGTGCCCGGCGCCCAGCAGGGCTGGCGTGAGTACGGCGTGCCCGCGTCGGTCACCATCGCCCAGGCGATCCTGGAGTCGGGCTGGGGCCGCAGCGGCCTGTCGACCGTCGACCGCAACTACTTCGGCATCAAGTGTCAGAGCGGCCGGTTCGGCACGCTGGCCAGCGGCTGCCACGACTACCGCACCCAGGAGTGCACCAAGGCCGGCGAGTGCTTCTCGACGGTGGCCAGCTTCCGCACGTACGCCTCGATGGGGCACTCGTTCCGCGACCACGGCAACTTCCTGCGGGTGAACCCCCGCTACGCCGGCGCCTTCAACTACACGACGCAGGCCAACAGCTTCATCTGGAAGGTGTGGAAGGCCGGCTACGCCACCGACCCGAACTACTACACCAAGGTCACCACCCTGATGGCGTCGCAGAACCTCTACCAGTACGACATCTGGAAGTAA
- a CDS encoding SigE family RNA polymerase sigma factor: MRDADGFDEFYRETSARMLRYGYALTGDLAEAQDVVQEAYTRAWRRWGTVSAHPAPEGWLRLTVGRLSTDRWRRLSGWRAAVRRAGPPEPVAPPSEDAVLVTAALRKLAVPMRQAVALHYLFDLSVADIAAEIGAPVGTVTSRLSRGRAELAELLAPTRTPEVTDAER; this comes from the coding sequence ATGCGGGATGCGGACGGCTTCGACGAGTTCTACCGGGAGACGTCCGCGCGCATGTTGCGCTACGGGTACGCGCTGACCGGGGATCTCGCCGAGGCTCAGGATGTGGTGCAGGAGGCGTACACGCGGGCGTGGCGCCGCTGGGGGACGGTCTCCGCGCACCCGGCGCCGGAGGGCTGGCTGCGGCTGACCGTGGGCCGGCTGTCGACCGACCGGTGGCGGCGGCTCAGCGGCTGGCGGGCCGCGGTGCGCCGGGCCGGGCCGCCCGAACCGGTCGCGCCGCCCAGCGAGGACGCCGTGCTGGTGACGGCGGCGCTGCGCAAACTGGCGGTGCCCATGCGGCAGGCGGTGGCCCTGCACTACCTCTTCGACCTGTCGGTGGCCGACATCGCCGCCGAGATCGGCGCGCCGGTCGGCACGGTGACGTCACGGCTGAGCCGTGGCCGGGCCGAGCTGGCCGAGCTCCTCGCCCCCACCCGGACCCCGGAGGTCACCGATGCCGAACGCTGA
- a CDS encoding phosphatase PAP2 family protein, with amino-acid sequence MTTVLASPQQATPARPRGARHLLAPIGVALLAAVAAGALYQVFVGTTLGQRVDTVAMRGADVHHPRVVEVLERTLNGTSLASMVLVCLFAAVFGMLRRRLDLALGAALLVVGANVTTQLMKTQLGRPDLDGFAMPNSFPSGHTTAAASVAFAVVLVLPQALRGMVALVGFAYVSVIAIATVWAEWHRPSDTVAALAVTAAWGAVAVFLIRVRRWNAPGGTQPPSRLVTLPLLTIGAVTGAAGLVGLAAVTMSERSMPDLVSGRFAFLTGSAAIAAATAAVFLVWVRLAAGDRLVTETPLEPAKPALQKSGVPAPAGRRVKGGTK; translated from the coding sequence ATGACGACGGTCCTGGCGTCCCCCCAGCAGGCGACCCCCGCGCGCCCCCGCGGCGCCCGGCACCTGCTGGCGCCGATCGGGGTCGCGCTGCTCGCCGCGGTCGCGGCCGGCGCGCTCTATCAGGTCTTCGTGGGCACCACGCTCGGCCAGCGGGTCGACACGGTCGCCATGCGGGGGGCCGACGTGCACCATCCGAGGGTCGTCGAGGTGCTGGAGCGCACGCTCAACGGCACCAGCCTGGCCAGCATGGTGCTCGTCTGCCTGTTCGCCGCGGTCTTCGGAATGCTGCGCCGCCGGCTCGACCTCGCCCTGGGCGCGGCGCTGCTGGTGGTCGGGGCCAACGTGACCACGCAGCTGATGAAGACCCAGCTCGGCCGGCCCGACCTGGACGGCTTCGCGATGCCCAACTCGTTCCCGTCCGGTCACACCACGGCCGCCGCCTCGGTGGCGTTCGCGGTCGTCCTCGTGCTGCCGCAGGCCCTGCGCGGCATGGTGGCCCTCGTCGGTTTCGCGTACGTCTCGGTGATCGCGATCGCCACGGTCTGGGCCGAATGGCACCGGCCCAGCGACACGGTGGCCGCACTCGCGGTGACGGCGGCGTGGGGCGCCGTGGCCGTGTTCCTCATTCGCGTACGCCGGTGGAACGCCCCCGGCGGCACCCAGCCGCCCAGCCGCCTGGTCACGCTGCCGCTGCTCACGATCGGCGCCGTGACCGGCGCGGCCGGGCTGGTCGGCCTGGCCGCGGTGACCATGTCCGAACGCTCGATGCCCGACCTCGTCTCGGGCCGGTTCGCGTTCCTGACCGGCTCGGCTGCGATCGCCGCCGCCACGGCCGCCGTCTTCCTGGTGTGGGTGCGGCTGGCCGCCGGCGACCGGCTGGTCACCGAGACCCCGCTGGAGCCGGCCAAACCCGCTCTGCAGAAGTCCGGCGTTCCGGCACCCGCCGGCCGCCGAGTCAAGGGAGGCACGAAATGA
- a CDS encoding aldo/keto reductase: MTIPALPLAGSSVSMPLLGFGTWQLRGDSAYQAVRDALEAGYRHLDTATMYGNEAEVGRALRDSGVPRDEVFVTTKLPPERAGDERATIDASLRDLGLDAIDLWLIHWPPSRGRSVKTWREFVKARDEGLTRAIGVSNYGPDEIDQLSDETGERPAVNQIRFGPALYDAGLVAAHRERGVVLEGYSPFKTTNLHDPALTGIASAHGVDPARVVLRWHIQHEIVVIPKSATPERIARNADLDGFELTPDEMTTIDALGRR; encoded by the coding sequence ATGACGATTCCCGCCCTGCCGCTGGCCGGCTCCTCCGTCTCGATGCCGCTGCTCGGCTTCGGCACCTGGCAGCTGCGCGGCGACTCCGCCTACCAGGCGGTCCGGGACGCGCTCGAGGCCGGCTACCGCCACCTCGACACCGCGACCATGTACGGCAACGAGGCCGAGGTCGGCCGGGCCCTGCGCGATTCCGGCGTGCCCCGCGACGAGGTCTTCGTGACCACCAAGCTGCCGCCCGAGCGGGCCGGTGACGAGCGCGCCACGATCGACGCCTCGCTGCGCGACCTGGGTCTCGACGCGATCGACCTGTGGCTGATCCACTGGCCGCCGTCGCGGGGCCGCTCGGTGAAGACGTGGCGCGAGTTCGTCAAGGCCCGCGACGAGGGCCTGACCCGGGCGATCGGCGTCAGCAACTACGGCCCCGACGAGATCGACCAGCTGTCCGACGAGACCGGTGAGCGGCCCGCGGTCAACCAGATCCGCTTCGGCCCGGCCCTCTACGACGCGGGCCTCGTCGCCGCCCACCGCGAGCGTGGCGTGGTGCTCGAGGGCTACTCGCCGTTCAAGACCACCAACCTGCACGACCCGGCCCTGACCGGGATCGCCTCGGCCCACGGCGTCGACCCGGCCCGCGTGGTCCTGCGCTGGCACATCCAGCACGAGATCGTCGTCATCCCCAAGTCGGCCACCCCGGAACGCATCGCCCGCAACGCCGACCTCGACGGCTTCGAGCTCACCCCCGACGAGATGACCACGATCGACGCCCTGGGGCGGCGTTAA